In one window of Aceticella autotrophica DNA:
- the recR gene encoding recombination mediator RecR has translation MNYYSRSITKLIEELSRLPGIGSKTAQRLAFFIINMPQSDVISLAKSIIEAKENLKYCRICYNFTDSDICNICRDKTRDPSLICVVSDPKDVAAMEKTREYHGLYHVLHGVISPMDGIGPEDIKIKELLERLKKNEIKEVILATNLDIEGEATAMYIAKLIKPLGVKVTRIAYGVPVGGDLEYTDAVTLSRALEGRRDM, from the coding sequence ATGAACTATTATTCGAGGTCAATTACTAAACTCATTGAAGAATTGTCAAGGCTTCCTGGCATAGGAAGCAAAACTGCACAAAGACTTGCTTTTTTTATCATTAATATGCCGCAGAGTGATGTAATAAGTTTAGCCAAGTCTATTATAGAAGCAAAGGAGAATCTCAAGTACTGCAGGATATGTTATAATTTCACAGACAGTGATATATGCAATATATGCAGGGATAAAACAAGAGATCCTTCATTAATATGTGTGGTATCAGATCCTAAGGATGTTGCTGCCATGGAAAAGACTCGTGAATATCATGGTTTATATCATGTACTGCATGGCGTAATATCACCAATGGATGGGATAGGACCTGAGGACATAAAAATAAAAGAACTCCTTGAAAGGCTTAAGAAAAATGAAATAAAAGAGGTTATACTTGCTACAAATTTAGATATTGAAGGTGAAGCAACAGCTATGTATATTGCAAAATTAATTAAGCCTCTTGGAGTAAAGGTAACAAGGATAGCATATGGAGTACCTGTAGGTGGCGACCTCGAATATACTGATGCTGTTACACTTTCAAGGGCATTAGAAGGCAGAAGGGATATGTAA
- a CDS encoding ACT domain-containing protein, translating into MGEDSKFYIIREEILSEVLKKTLKVKELIESGEVKTVNDAVKKVGMSRSAFYKYRDYVFPFSKFSKGKIITLSLLLEHSPGVLSAILDIIAALRGNVITINQSMPSMGIAGVSLSIDTQYMEISIETLLNNIESQKGVRKVEILGE; encoded by the coding sequence TTGGGGGAAGATAGCAAGTTCTATATCATAAGGGAAGAAATTTTGTCAGAGGTTCTTAAGAAAACCCTTAAGGTAAAGGAACTTATTGAATCAGGGGAAGTCAAAACCGTCAACGATGCGGTTAAGAAAGTGGGTATGTCCCGAAGCGCATTTTATAAATACAGGGATTATGTTTTTCCATTTTCAAAATTCAGCAAAGGGAAAATAATAACACTTTCTCTTCTGTTAGAACATAGTCCGGGAGTATTATCGGCAATACTTGATATTATTGCAGCTCTGAGAGGTAATGTAATAACTATCAATCAGAGTATGCCTTCAATGGGAATTGCAGGGGTATCATTGTCAATAGATACACAATATATGGAAATAAGTATTGAAACATTATTAAACAATATTGAAAGCCAAAAAGGTGTTAGAAAAGTCGAAATCTTAGGAGAATAA
- a CDS encoding [FeFe] hydrogenase, group A — protein sequence MSYINIDQELCTGCRRCAEVCPVDAIEGEEGKPQKINTEICIMCGQCVQKCSVYAPYFDDGITPINMKLQERGMLESVKEPLFAAYNIGQAKKVREALANPQLFKVVQCAPAVRVAIAEEFGLNLGALTPGKMAAALRRLGFNKVYDTNFGADLTIMEEGNELIKRVTEGKDLPLFTSCCPAWVKFMEQAYPELLKNLSTCKSPQQMQGAIIKTYGAKINNMDPAKIFSVSVMPCTCKPFESDRPEMMASGYKDVDVVITTRELAYLIKDKGIDFANLPDEGFDLPLGDYTGAATIFGSTGGVMEAALRTAYEIITKNPIPKIDIEFVRGGEGVRTATVQIGDLELKIAVVAGLKNVLPILEDLKKGKSDYHFIEVMACPEGCISGGGQPKVLLEEYRGIAYKNRKDAIYKHDSELKLRKSHENPDIKKLYDEFLGEPLGKQSHHLLHTKYKSRKEK from the coding sequence ATGAGTTATATTAATATAGATCAAGAGTTATGCACTGGATGTAGACGGTGTGCAGAGGTTTGTCCTGTTGATGCAATTGAAGGAGAAGAAGGCAAACCACAAAAAATAAACACAGAAATTTGTATAATGTGCGGACAATGTGTACAAAAATGCAGCGTTTATGCACCTTATTTTGATGATGGTATAACACCAATTAATATGAAATTGCAGGAAAGGGGAATGCTGGAAAGTGTTAAAGAACCATTATTTGCTGCATATAATATTGGTCAGGCAAAAAAGGTTAGAGAAGCACTGGCAAACCCTCAACTTTTTAAGGTTGTACAATGTGCTCCGGCTGTTAGAGTTGCTATCGCTGAAGAATTTGGGTTAAATTTAGGAGCTTTAACACCAGGCAAAATGGCTGCTGCTCTTAGACGTTTAGGTTTTAACAAAGTATATGATACAAATTTTGGTGCTGATTTAACTATTATGGAAGAAGGAAATGAATTAATTAAAAGAGTAACAGAAGGTAAGGATTTACCTTTGTTTACTTCCTGTTGCCCTGCTTGGGTTAAATTTATGGAGCAGGCGTATCCGGAACTTTTAAAAAATTTGTCGACTTGTAAATCCCCGCAGCAAATGCAGGGAGCAATAATAAAGACTTATGGAGCAAAAATAAATAATATGGACCCTGCAAAGATATTTAGTGTATCTGTTATGCCATGTACTTGCAAACCGTTTGAAAGCGATAGACCGGAAATGATGGCAAGCGGATACAAGGATGTAGATGTAGTAATAACTACAAGAGAATTAGCTTATTTGATAAAAGACAAGGGAATAGATTTTGCAAATCTGCCTGATGAAGGTTTTGATTTGCCATTAGGGGATTATACAGGTGCTGCTACAATTTTTGGTAGCACAGGCGGTGTAATGGAGGCAGCTCTTAGGACGGCATATGAAATAATTACTAAAAACCCGATACCTAAAATAGATATAGAATTTGTTCGCGGAGGAGAGGGTGTAAGGACTGCAACCGTTCAGATTGGTGACTTGGAATTAAAAATAGCTGTTGTTGCAGGGTTAAAAAATGTATTACCAATACTTGAAGATTTGAAGAAAGGCAAATCTGACTATCATTTTATTGAAGTTATGGCTTGCCCTGAGGGATGTATAAGTGGCGGCGGTCAACCAAAGGTTCTTTTGGAAGAATATAGAGGAATAGCATATAAGAATAGAAAAGATGCGATATATAAACATGATTCAGAACTCAAACTAAGGAAATCTCATGAAAATCCTGATATAAAAAAATTATATGATGAATTTTTAGGAGAACCCCTTGGCAAACAGTCACATCATTTATTACACACAAAATATAAATCAAGAAAAGAAAAATAA
- a CDS encoding nucleoside deaminase yields MFNKFMQEALNEAEKSLHLSEVPVGAVVVKDGIIIGRGHNLKETSNDGTMHAEIIAIKNACRNLNNWRLSDCDLFVTLEPCPMCAGAIIETRIRRVYIGAENANSGAAGTVYDILGKRSLNSTSDIYFGIMEEECKNLLKNFFEKLR; encoded by the coding sequence ATGTTTAATAAATTTATGCAGGAAGCTTTAAATGAAGCTGAAAAAAGTTTGCATCTTAGCGAAGTACCTGTTGGTGCTGTCGTTGTTAAAGATGGAATAATAATAGGCAGAGGGCATAATCTTAAAGAAACCTCAAATGATGGTACAATGCATGCCGAGATTATTGCGATAAAAAATGCCTGCAGAAATCTCAACAACTGGCGATTAAGTGATTGTGACTTGTTTGTGACACTTGAGCCATGTCCTATGTGTGCAGGTGCAATAATTGAAACACGCATAAGAAGGGTGTATATTGGCGCTGAAAATGCAAATTCAGGTGCAGCAGGTACTGTATATGATATACTTGGCAAAAGAAGTTTAAACTCTACATCAGATATTTATTTTGGTATAATGGAAGAGGAATGTAAAAATCTATTAAAAAATTTTTTTGAAAAATTAAGGTAA
- the dnaX gene encoding DNA polymerase III subunit gamma/tau gives MYQSLYRRYRPQSFDEVMGQDHIVRTLKNQIKMERVGHAYLFCGTRGTGKTSIAKIFAKAVNCPNNTKGEPCNNCEICKLIDSNGIMDIIEIDAASNNSVDDVRELRNTIIYAPSIAKYKVYIIDEVHMLSTSAFNALLKTLEEPPSHAIFILATTEPNKIPVTILSRCQRFDFKRIPEKIIAKNLKRICESSNIKIEDRAITAIAQYGNGSMRDAISILEQCASYSDDILKYEDVCDILGAVNDDTIYAFISSIYEKNASKAMKYIDNLMLYGIDISNMLKSITSFLRDVLLYKTCGDNAETILDEELKGVKQKAASFELEYLTNILDKFISLQGEIRYSVSPRILFEVTILKLINPEISTDLSGILNRLKNVEKEIEKIKNINDYSEMSCTKLEKRETDLIKHNKKMEEKAKIISAENIEEKVAENNLVSKDIKKIWNDAINIVKRDRPLLYSFMNYGIPYLKDDEIVIKYSHKDKVYIDELSKIENKDYIKDVLCKITGMELKLKFAVKKSEEEELIEQVRNYFGDIEIKE, from the coding sequence ATGTACCAATCATTATATAGAAGATATAGACCGCAAAGTTTTGATGAAGTTATGGGACAGGACCATATTGTTAGAACCTTAAAAAATCAGATTAAAATGGAAAGAGTGGGACATGCATACCTTTTTTGCGGAACGAGGGGTACCGGCAAGACAAGCATTGCCAAAATTTTTGCAAAAGCAGTGAACTGCCCCAATAATACAAAAGGAGAACCCTGTAATAATTGTGAGATATGCAAACTTATTGATAGTAATGGAATAATGGATATTATTGAGATAGATGCAGCATCGAATAACAGTGTTGATGATGTAAGAGAATTAAGGAATACGATAATATATGCACCATCTATTGCTAAATATAAGGTATACATCATAGATGAGGTACATATGCTATCAACAAGTGCATTTAACGCCCTTTTAAAGACATTGGAGGAACCGCCGTCACATGCCATATTTATTTTAGCGACTACCGAGCCAAATAAGATTCCTGTTACAATACTTTCAAGGTGTCAGAGGTTTGACTTCAAGAGGATACCGGAAAAAATAATAGCTAAAAATCTTAAAAGAATATGTGAAAGCAGTAATATAAAAATAGAGGATAGGGCTATAACTGCAATCGCTCAATATGGTAATGGTTCTATGAGAGATGCCATAAGTATTCTTGAACAGTGTGCGTCATATAGCGATGATATCTTGAAATATGAAGATGTATGTGATATTCTTGGAGCAGTAAATGATGATACAATATACGCCTTTATAAGCAGTATATATGAAAAAAATGCATCAAAAGCAATGAAATACATTGACAATTTAATGCTTTATGGAATAGATATAAGTAATATGTTAAAATCAATTACAAGCTTTTTAAGGGATGTACTTCTTTACAAAACCTGTGGTGATAATGCTGAAACTATCCTTGATGAAGAATTAAAAGGAGTCAAACAGAAAGCGGCTTCTTTTGAATTGGAGTATCTCACAAATATTCTTGATAAATTTATATCTCTTCAGGGAGAAATACGTTATTCCGTTTCACCGAGGATTCTTTTTGAAGTTACTATCTTGAAGCTTATTAATCCTGAGATATCGACTGATTTATCCGGTATCTTAAATAGGCTTAAAAATGTCGAAAAAGAGATCGAAAAGATTAAAAATATTAATGATTACAGTGAAATGTCATGTACAAAATTAGAAAAAAGAGAAACAGATTTAATTAAGCATAATAAAAAAATGGAGGAAAAAGCAAAAATTATTTCGGCAGAAAATATTGAGGAGAAAGTGGCAGAAAATAATTTAGTATCAAAAGACATAAAGAAAATATGGAATGATGCAATAAATATTGTAAAGAGAGATAGACCGCTGTTATATTCTTTTATGAATTATGGGATTCCATATTTAAAAGATGATGAAATTGTGATAAAATATTCTCATAAAGATAAGGTGTATATTGATGAACTTAGCAAAATTGAAAATAAAGATTATATTAAAGATGTATTATGTAAAATTACAGGTATGGAACTAAAATTAAAATTTGCCGTGAAAAAAAGTGAAGAAGAAGAATTGATAGAACAGGTTAGAAATTATTTTGGTGACATAGAAATTAAAGAATAA
- a CDS encoding DUF1657 domain-containing protein, translated as MTVKSDLEKAAAAAQSALGTYAQFASSTDDPSAKQMFQQMQQDMQRHVNMLNNRLNYVNSNNKLNQQSQAAQVQQNIFSNKK; from the coding sequence ATGACAGTAAAAAGTGACCTTGAAAAAGCAGCAGCTGCTGCACAGTCTGCATTGGGAACTTATGCTCAATTTGCTAGTTCCACCGATGACCCCTCTGCAAAGCAGATGTTTCAGCAAATGCAGCAGGACATGCAAAGACATGTAAATATGCTTAACAATAGATTGAATTATGTAAATTCAAATAACAAATTAAATCAGCAATCCCAGGCGGCACAGGTACAGCAAAATATATTTTCAAATAAAAAATAG
- a CDS encoding 4Fe-4S dicluster domain-containing protein — protein sequence MKTKLNSFVVANAAKCIGCKSCEVACFTVHNRNNHVAATVGTVTVPIIPRLYLIRSEHGTIPIQCRHCEDAPCANVCPVGAIKQEGNAIIINEKTCIGCKTCLLACPFGAIDLLPQYDDGKEVLQINLKEEEEGGLTQKARVIAYKCDLCEDIGEPACIKACPVNALTLVTPTEERKARNKEAALSLIKTING from the coding sequence TTGAAAACGAAACTTAATTCCTTTGTTGTTGCAAATGCTGCTAAATGTATCGGATGTAAATCTTGTGAAGTTGCATGTTTTACAGTTCACAATAGAAATAATCATGTAGCAGCTACAGTTGGTACTGTAACAGTTCCAATTATACCGAGATTATATTTAATCAGATCTGAACATGGAACAATTCCAATCCAATGCAGGCATTGCGAAGATGCACCATGTGCTAATGTATGTCCTGTAGGAGCAATTAAGCAAGAGGGTAATGCTATAATTATAAATGAAAAAACATGTATAGGATGTAAGACTTGTTTATTGGCATGTCCATTTGGAGCAATAGACTTATTGCCCCAATATGATGATGGGAAAGAAGTGCTCCAAATAAATCTTAAAGAAGAAGAGGAAGGTGGATTAACACAAAAGGCAAGGGTGATTGCCTACAAATGCGATTTGTGTGAGGATATAGGAGAACCAGCTTGTATAAAGGCTTGTCCGGTAAATGCATTGACTTTAGTTACACCGACAGAAGAGAGAAAAGCTCGAAATAAAGAAGCTGCCTTAAGTCTTATAAAAACAATTAATGGTTAA
- a CDS encoding YbaB/EbfC family nucleoid-associated protein, which translates to MAKGGFPGGFNMNNMIKQAQQMQEQMKKTQEELESRTVEETAGGGAVKVVANGKKELISIKIDPTVVDKDDVEMLEDLVLAAVNQALRSAEQMIAQEMSKITGGLNLPGLF; encoded by the coding sequence ATGGCAAAAGGAGGATTTCCGGGCGGTTTTAACATGAACAATATGATTAAACAGGCCCAACAGATGCAGGAACAGATGAAGAAAACGCAGGAAGAGTTAGAAAGCAGGACTGTTGAAGAAACTGCAGGTGGAGGTGCTGTAAAGGTTGTTGCAAATGGCAAAAAGGAACTTATAAGCATAAAGATTGATCCGACTGTTGTTGATAAAGATGATGTAGAAATGCTTGAGGACCTTGTTTTAGCTGCAGTAAATCAAGCATTAAGAAGTGCCGAACAGATGATAGCGCAGGAAATGAGTAAAATAACGGGAGGCTTGAATTTACCGGGACTATTTTGA
- a CDS encoding pro-sigmaK processing inhibitor BofA family protein: MNLSIEYNIIIAYVVGLFLLYILGWLLVVPRKFLLRLILNGIFGAVILNFLDIAGKSFGLYVGINPVTALIAGFLGIPGIILLIILQYIV, encoded by the coding sequence ATGAACTTAAGTATTGAATACAATATCATAATAGCATATGTAGTTGGGCTTTTTTTGCTTTATATTCTTGGATGGCTTCTTGTGGTACCAAGGAAGTTTTTACTGCGTTTGATTTTAAATGGAATTTTTGGTGCCGTAATATTAAATTTTTTAGATATTGCCGGAAAATCTTTTGGATTGTATGTTGGAATAAACCCTGTAACAGCTTTAATTGCTGGATTTTTAGGAATACCAGGTATTATACTTTTAATAATACTTCAATACATAGTCTAA
- a CDS encoding MBL fold metallo-hydrolase, with protein sequence MKFCSLRSGSGGNAVYIGYKDINLLIDAGLSGKIIEKSLVNINVDPNKLSAILITHEHNDHIKGAGVLSRRYDIPIYANPATWNVMERLLGNIDVKNKCNFKTGEEFSLGEIKIKSFKKSHDAAEPVGFSFFCNGKKITIATDLGYMSKGVASNIMGSDVVLLESNHDVDMLIKGKYPWALKKRILSDYGHLSNESAGEALKKLFELNSVGMVFLGHLSQENNKPEIAHKTVTDMIKKSGVKCHIHMALRNIESELIKI encoded by the coding sequence ATGAAATTTTGTTCTTTAAGGTCTGGCAGCGGTGGCAATGCTGTTTATATAGGTTATAAGGATATAAATCTGCTGATTGATGCGGGTTTATCCGGTAAAATAATCGAAAAAAGCCTTGTTAATATTAATGTCGATCCAAATAAGCTTTCGGCAATTTTAATTACACATGAGCATAATGACCACATAAAAGGTGCCGGTGTTCTTTCCAGAAGGTATGATATACCTATCTATGCAAATCCAGCCACATGGAATGTAATGGAGAGGTTGCTTGGCAATATAGATGTGAAAAATAAATGCAATTTTAAAACAGGGGAGGAATTCAGTTTAGGTGAGATAAAAATAAAATCATTTAAGAAATCTCATGATGCGGCAGAGCCGGTGGGTTTTTCTTTTTTTTGCAATGGTAAAAAGATTACCATTGCAACGGACCTTGGATATATGAGCAAAGGTGTTGCTTCTAATATAATGGGCTCTGATGTTGTGCTTCTTGAGTCAAATCATGATGTGGACATGCTTATAAAAGGCAAATATCCGTGGGCTTTAAAAAAGAGGATTCTTTCAGATTATGGACATCTTTCAAACGAATCTGCGGGGGAAGCTCTAAAAAAGTTATTTGAATTAAATTCGGTAGGCATGGTATTTTTAGGGCATTTAAGTCAGGAAAATAATAAACCTGAGATTGCTCATAAAACTGTTACAGATATGATAAAAAAATCCGGCGTTAAATGTCATATACATATGGCTTTAAGGAATATTGAAAGCGAATTAATAAAGATATGA
- a CDS encoding HD domain-containing phosphohydrolase has product MHKNYRKRLFIVIFGISIMVYLLSFLHNFKTFGNNVLVSFLIILISLFISIKESKNLSKPIEGLNNIANKIAEGEYNYKIDINDSEEFIEISKDFNLMVQELKKAHDILKKRTKELIDKNNELQDFNSELEASYEQLEALTEELEKSEAKYRTLVDNMADILWYVDKEFNIEFVNLRVLRYMNFLPEEMIGENLLKFVDQKDADLLWDMMMDRINMAEINFIGKEGKNIITETRARVIRDEKDYIIGLQGISRDITDYYNAKNQILEQNREILTIGDITQLLSTNLSLFDILSNIAEKIVHLFKSPLCTIRTYNKESGKLELYVKNGELKDRPMLNEISLTEDDNTRLFISKEIVIKGIDNFPFHDRIKSDLIERKAYLIIIVPLISKNDIIGVMNILTSSNVGKNMNLLKSLSISLSIAIENARLYDNLKNWYMNTIQALAYAVEAKDKYTKGHSLRVSKYGALIGKQMGLSDDIIEKIRIAGILHDIGKIGISDSILTKPGKLTDKEYNLIKAHPKISRKILEPIGLSEEIMEGIAKHHERFDGKGYPYGLDDGDIPLVAAILCVADSLDAMTSDRSYRKGISLDDAINELLKYKGTQFNPSVVDSIVSLYMNKKEEIEKVKLENSF; this is encoded by the coding sequence ATGCATAAGAATTATAGAAAACGATTGTTTATAGTAATATTTGGTATATCTATTATGGTATATTTATTATCATTTTTGCATAATTTTAAGACATTTGGAAACAATGTACTGGTATCCTTTTTAATTATTCTCATATCTTTATTTATTTCTATTAAAGAGTCCAAGAATCTATCTAAGCCTATTGAAGGTTTAAATAATATTGCAAATAAGATAGCTGAAGGAGAATATAATTATAAAATTGATATAAATGATTCTGAAGAATTTATTGAAATATCAAAAGATTTCAATTTGATGGTCCAAGAATTGAAAAAAGCACATGATATTTTAAAAAAACGTACAAAGGAATTAATAGATAAAAATAATGAATTACAGGATTTCAATTCGGAATTAGAGGCTTCATATGAGCAATTAGAGGCGTTAACAGAGGAACTTGAAAAATCAGAGGCTAAATACAGGACACTTGTGGATAATATGGCAGATATCCTATGGTATGTTGATAAAGAGTTCAATATAGAGTTTGTTAATTTAAGGGTTTTAAGATACATGAATTTTTTGCCGGAAGAAATGATAGGGGAAAATTTACTGAAATTTGTAGATCAAAAAGATGCTGATTTATTATGGGATATGATGATGGACAGAATAAATATGGCAGAAATTAACTTTATAGGCAAAGAAGGAAAAAATATTATAACGGAAACAAGAGCAAGGGTAATAAGAGATGAAAAAGATTATATCATAGGGCTTCAAGGGATTTCAAGAGATATAACGGACTATTATAATGCCAAAAATCAAATATTAGAGCAAAATAGAGAAATTCTTACAATAGGAGATATAACACAACTTTTATCAACAAATCTAAGTTTATTTGATATACTTAGTAATATTGCAGAAAAAATTGTGCATTTGTTCAAATCACCTTTATGTACAATAAGAACATATAATAAAGAGAGCGGCAAACTTGAGTTATATGTAAAAAATGGTGAATTAAAGGACAGACCTATGCTTAATGAGATTAGTTTAACAGAGGATGATAATACGAGATTATTTATATCAAAGGAAATAGTAATAAAAGGAATTGATAATTTTCCATTTCATGATAGAATAAAGTCGGATCTTATAGAAAGGAAGGCTTATTTAATTATTATTGTCCCATTAATATCAAAAAATGATATAATAGGTGTAATGAATATTCTTACATCATCAAATGTGGGGAAAAACATGAATTTATTGAAGTCGCTTTCTATCAGTTTATCTATAGCTATAGAAAATGCGCGATTATATGACAATTTAAAAAATTGGTATATGAATACAATTCAGGCATTAGCATATGCTGTAGAAGCGAAGGATAAATACACAAAAGGTCATTCTTTGAGGGTATCAAAGTATGGCGCATTAATAGGAAAGCAAATGGGACTTTCAGATGATATAATTGAGAAAATACGTATTGCAGGAATACTTCATGATATAGGGAAGATAGGAATATCTGACAGTATATTAACAAAGCCCGGCAAACTTACGGATAAAGAATATAATCTAATAAAAGCGCATCCAAAGATATCAAGAAAAATACTGGAACCTATAGGTTTATCTGAAGAAATAATGGAGGGCATAGCAAAACATCATGAAAGATTTGATGGGAAAGGATATCCATATGGTCTTGATGACGGCGATATTCCATTAGTAGCAGCAATTTTATGTGTGGCAGATTCCCTTGATGCAATGACATCAGACAGGTCTTACAGGAAGGGAATTTCCTTAGATGATGCAATAAATGAGCTTTTAAAATATAAAGGGACACAGTTTAATCCGTCTGTTGTTGATAGTATTGTATCATTATATATGAATAAAAAAGAGGAAATAGAAAAGGTAAAATTAGAGAACAGCTTTTGA
- the ymfI gene encoding elongation factor P 5-aminopentanone reductase, which yields MLNGKVAIVTGGSGGIGQAICIELAKQGAAVAIIYNKNVETASRLKYYIKNDIGYAEIFKADVKIRNEINDIVEKIYKQYGRIDFLVNNAGIAHIKPFMDITESEWDNMIDVNLKSVFNFTQSVLKYMLSKKSGAIVNISSMWGIMGASCEVHYSASKGGVIAFTKALAKELGPSNIRVNCIAPGIIDTNMNKFLNNEDKKQLINDTPLMRLGKPEDIAKAVSFLLSNNALFITGHVLTVDGGFV from the coding sequence ATGTTAAATGGAAAAGTTGCTATTGTAACTGGTGGTTCAGGAGGAATTGGTCAAGCAATATGTATAGAACTTGCAAAACAGGGTGCTGCGGTTGCAATAATTTATAATAAAAATGTTGAAACTGCTTCAAGACTTAAATATTATATAAAAAATGATATTGGATATGCAGAGATTTTTAAAGCCGATGTAAAGATACGAAATGAAATTAATGATATAGTTGAAAAAATATATAAACAATATGGACGTATAGATTTTCTTGTAAATAATGCAGGTATTGCACATATCAAACCTTTTATGGATATAACAGAGAGTGAATGGGATAATATGATAGATGTTAATCTAAAAAGTGTATTTAATTTTACGCAGAGCGTATTAAAATATATGCTATCAAAAAAATCCGGTGCTATTGTAAATATTTCATCTATGTGGGGTATTATGGGAGCATCATGTGAAGTACATTATTCAGCTTCAAAAGGTGGTGTTATAGCATTTACAAAAGCCTTGGCAAAAGAGCTTGGACCATCAAATATAAGGGTTAATTGTATTGCTCCTGGTATTATTGATACAAATATGAATAAATTTTTAAACAACGAAGATAAGAAACAGCTTATAAATGATACACCTTTAATGAGATTGGGAAAACCCGAGGATATTGCAAAAGCAGTTTCTTTTTTACTATCTAATAATGCATTATTTATAACTGGTCATGTTTTAACGGTGGATGGAGGTTTTGTATAA
- a CDS encoding DUF2508 family protein — MGLLYNALKELSFTKEVKDENYLLVNEVKETMRQIKDAEIYFQNVTDPDLIDQAIYNLESLKKKYIYLIKKAKENGINFNNFDSLIS; from the coding sequence ATGGGGTTATTATATAACGCTCTAAAAGAACTTTCTTTTACAAAAGAAGTAAAAGATGAAAATTATTTATTGGTTAATGAAGTCAAAGAAACAATGAGGCAGATTAAAGATGCGGAAATATATTTTCAAAATGTTACTGATCCAGATCTTATAGATCAGGCTATTTATAATCTTGAATCATTAAAGAAAAAATATATATATTTAATAAAAAAGGCTAAAGAAAATGGTATAAATTTTAATAATTTTGATTCGCTCATATCATAA